From the Lycium ferocissimum isolate CSIRO_LF1 unplaced genomic scaffold, AGI_CSIRO_Lferr_CH_V1 ctg653, whole genome shotgun sequence genome, one window contains:
- the LOC132045372 gene encoding uncharacterized protein LOC132045372 — protein MGSDWRKSMGNVRSFFGNLTGGLRGGSNLASWVVAGTLAYYLWVKPSQQLNRQQQEKAALAAASDTYRYVEKRKPIPDPQETGLIYGNKNKTKRSEE, from the exons atgggGAGTGATTGGAGGAAATCGATGGGTAATGTTAGATCCTTTTTCGGAAACTTAACGGGAGGTTTAAGGGGTGGAAGCAATTTGGCATCTTGGGTCGTTGCCGgtactttagcttactatctaTGGGTCAAACCCTCTCAGCAACTCAACAGACAACAACAG GAAAAGGCGGCTTTGGCTGCTGCATCAGATACTTATCGTTATGTTGAGAAGCGAAAACCTATTCCTGATCCACAG GAAACTGGATTGATATACGGTAACAAGAACAAAACTAAAAGATCTGAAGAATAG
- the LOC132045373 gene encoding 3-hydroxy-3-methylglutaryl coenzyme A reductase 1 has product MDVRRRPSKRGSSLRRSPSPAPKASDALPLPLYLTNGIFFTLFFSVAYYLLHRWRDKIRNSTPLHVVTLSELAAILSLIASFIYLLGFFGIDFVQSFIARASHDAWDIQDQDHSPATFMDPLPSQDDDDHLVKSVVSGEIPSYSLESRLGDCYRAASIRREAVQRLTGRSLDGLPLEGFDYQSILGQCCEMPIGYVQIPVGIAGPLLLNGCEYSVPMATTEGCLVASTNRGCKAIYASGGATSVLFRDAMTRAPVVKFPTASRASELLFFLEEPANFDTLAVVFNKSSRFARLQKIQCSLAGRNLYIRFSCGTGDAMGMNMVSKGVQNVLEFLQDEFPDMEVGGISGNFCSDKKPAAVNWIQGRGKSVVCEAMISGEVVEKVLKTSVSALVELNVIKNLTGSAIAGALGGFNAHAANIVSAIFIATGQDPAQNIESSHCITMMEAINDGKDLHISVTMPCIEVGTVGGGTQLASQSACLNLLGVKGACREAPASNSRLLAAIVAGSVLAGELSLMSAIASGQLVKSHMKYNRSSRDMSTVTS; this is encoded by the exons ATGGATGTCCGTCGGAGACCATCTAAAAGAGGTTCCTCCCTCCGTCGATCTCCTTCCCCTGCCCCTAAAGCTTCTGATGCCCTCCCCCTCCCTTTATACCTTACCAACGGCATTTTCTTCACCCTCTTCTTCTCTGTCGCCTATTACCTTCTTCACCGCTGGCGTGACAAGATCCGTAACTCTACCCCTCTCCACGTCGTCACTCTCTCCGAACTCGCTGCCATTCTCTCTCTCATTGCCTCTTTCATTTACCTCTTAGGTTTCTTTGGCATTGATTTCGTACAATCCTTTATTGCCCGTGCTTCTCACGACGCTTGGGATATTCAAGACCAAGACCATTCCCCCGCAACATTTATGGATCCTCTTCCTTCTCAAGACGACGACGACCACCTTGTTAAATCTGTTGTTTCTGGTGAAATCCCTTCTTATTCCCTTGAATCTCGCCTTGGGGATTGTTATAGAGCCGCTTCTATTCGGCGTGAAGCTGTGCAGAGGCTTACTGGGAGGTCTCTCGATGGGTTACCGCTTGAGGGCTTTGATTACCAGTCCATTTTAGGCCAGTGTTGTGAGATGCCTATAGGGTATGTTCAGATTCCAGTTGGGATTGCTGGGCCTTTGTTGCTTAACGGATGTGAGTACTCTGTTCCCATGGCGACTACAGAAGGGTGTTTAGTTGCCAGTACTAACAGGGGTTGTAAGGCTATATATGCTTCTGGTGGAGCTACAAGTGTCCTTTTTAGGGATGCCATGACAAGGGCTCCCGTTGTCAAGTTCCCGACGGCTAGTAGGGCGTCCGAATTGCTGTTTTTCTTGGAAGAACCTGCTAATTTTGATACCTTAGCCGTGGTTTTCAACAA ATCGAGCAGATTTGCCAGGCTCCAGAAGATTCAGTGCTCACTTGCAGGGAGAAATCTTTACATCAGGTTCAGCTGTGGCACTGGGGATGCCATGGGAATGAACATGGTATCAAAGGGTGTTCAGAACGTTCTCGAGTTTCTTCAGGATGAGTTCCCAGACATGGAAGTAGGTGGTATATCTG GGAATTTCTGTTCTGATAAGAAGCCTGCTGCTGTGAACTGGATTCAAGGGCGTGGAAAGTCAGTTGTATGTGAAGCAATGATTTCTGGAGAAGTGGTGGAGAAAGTATTGAAAACTTCTGTATCTGCTCTTGTAGAGCTGAACGTGATCAAGAATCTTACCGGCTCTGCTATTGCTGGCGCTCTCGGTGGGTTTAATGCCCATGCTGCCAATATTGTCTCTGCCATTTTCATTGCCACTGGGCAGGATCCGGCACAAAATATAGAGAGTTCTCATTGCATTACCATGATGGAGGCTATCAATGATGGGAAGGATCTTCACATATCCGTCACCATGCCGTGCATTGAG GTTGGTACCGTTGGTGGTGGGACTCAACTTGCTTCTCAATCCGCGTGCCTGAATCTGCTCGGTGTTAAGGGCGCATGCAGAGAAGCCCCTGCATCGAACTCGAGGCTCCTGGCAGCCATAGTGGCCGGTTCTGTTTTGGCTGGGGAGCTGTCACTGATGTCTGCCATTGCATCTGGCCAGCTTGTTAAAAGCCACATGAAATATAACAGATCAAGCAGGGATATGAGCACGGTTACCTCATAG
- the LOC132045336 gene encoding uncharacterized protein LOC132045336 isoform X1: protein MAYQQQPPVQGSGSTSSGVPFFNSPFGDTTFTKVFVGGLAWETQSETLRRYFEQFGEILEAVVITDKNTGRSKGYGFVTFRDPESTRRACADPAPVIDGRRANCNLASLGRPRPTVPFGRLRSSTPFPAGLPAARGGYAGSFGYQQPVSYGYQQGLMYSPYGYATYGADYVYPQGVYNPYGGQQYLPIYGVPGTVNATMYPYGQLSQAVPGSHSYTTLQGYAVPGHQILQFGGPSVNAMTASSIPTIQAPYQAGVGAPVTPQPQFILPTHSPQFMQGSGSDQNAG from the exons atggCGTATCAACAGCAGCCACCAGTTCAGGGTTCAGGTTCAACTAGTAGTGGGGTTCCATTCTTTAATTCTCCTTTTGGGGACACCACTTTCACTAAGGTCTTTGTTGGAGGCCTTGCTTGGGAAACTCAAAGTGAAACCCTCAGAAGATACTTTGAACAGTTTGGTGAAATCCTCGAAGCTGTTGTCATCACTGATAAAAATACTGGCCGATCCAAAGGCTATGGCTTT GTCACTTTTCGGGACCCTGAATCCACGAGGAGGGCTTGTGCTGATCCTGCTCCAGTTATCGATGGGAGGCGGGCAAATTGTAATTTGGCTTCGTTAGGACGACCTCGGCCTACTGTGCCATTTG GACGTCTGAGGTCATCAACTCCATTTCCAGCAGGTCTACCAGCTGCTCGAGGTGGTTACGCCGGAAGCTTTGGCTACCAGCAACCGGTTTCTTATGGATACCAACAAGGCTTGATGTATTCTCCCTATGG GTATGCGACATATGGTGCGGATTACGTTTACCCTCAG GGTGTTTACAATCCTTATGGAGGACAACAATACCTTCCTATATATGGTGTACCTGGAACTGTTAACGCAACAATGTATCCTTACGGCCAGCTAAGTCAGGCTGTTCCTGGAAGTCACAGTTATACAACATTGCAGGGTTATGCAGTGCCAGGTCATCAGATTCTTCAGTTTGGTGGGCCCAGTGTCAATGCAATGACAGCTTCATCCATTCCAACTATTCAAGCACCATACCAAGCAG GTGTTGGAGCACCTGTTACACCACAGCCACAGTTTATACTACCTACTCATTCTCCTCAATTTATGCAAGGTAGCGGTTCTGACCAAAATGCAGGGTGA
- the LOC132045335 gene encoding cinnamoyl-CoA reductase 1-like produces MEKCRVCVTGAGGYVASSLVKLLLSKDYIVHGTVRDPSNDKYAHLKNLDKAAENLKLFKADLLDPNSLAAAIKGCNGVFHVASPVPSGSVPNPEVELVEPAVKGTLNVLKACSEANIKRVVFVSSVAAAALNPNWPNGKVKDETCWSDSEYCKATNNWYCFSKTMAEKEAWSYAKQSGLDMVTVLPTLVIGPMLQKTTNASSLVLIKLLKEGYEELENKRRFLIDVRDLAEALLLLYERPEAEGRYLCTAHTVKSEDLVAMLKKHYPNYNYPKRFTDVTDEGSYSSEKLQKLGWQYRPLEETLIDAVESYKQGGFLD; encoded by the exons ATGGAGAAGTGCAGGGTGTGTGTAACTGGGGCAGGTGGATACGTGGCTTCATCGCTAGTGAAGCTTCTCCTTTCCAAGGACTACATCGTTCATGGCACCGTTAGAGACCCTT CTAATGACAAGTATGCTCATCTGAAAAACCTTGACAAAGCTGCTGAAAACCTCAAACTCTTCAAGGCAGACTTGCTAGATCCCAATTCCCTTGCTGCAGCCATCAAAGGATGCAATGGAGTATTTCATGTTGCTAGTCCAGTTCCTTCAGGCTCTGTACCAAATCCCGAG GTAGAACTTGTTGAGCCCGCAGTAAAAGGCACACTTAATGTTCTGAAGGCATGCTCTGAAGCAAACATCAAGCGAGTTGTGTTTGTATCTTCTGTTGCTGCTGCTGCCTTGAACCCCAACTGGCCGAACGGTAAAGTGAAGGACGAGACTTGTTGGTCGGACAGTGAATACTGCAAAGCAACTAAT AACTGGTACTGTTTTTCTAAAACGATGGCTGAGAAAGAAGCTTGGTCATATGCAAAGCAAAGTGGACTTGATATGGTAACTGTGCTCCCAACACTTGTTATTGGGCCAATGTTGCAGAAAACAACAAATGCAAGTAGTTTGGTTCTCATTAAGCTGCTGAAAG AAGGATATGAAGAGCTGGAAAACAAGAGACGGTTTCTAATAGACGTACGTGATTTAGCTGAAGCTTTGCTGCTATTATATGAGAGACCTGAAGCTGAAGGTAGATACCTGTGCACGGCTCATACAGTGAAATCAGAGGATTTAGTTGCCATGCTGAAGAAACACTACCCCAACTACAACTATCCTAAACG TTTTACCGATGTGACGGATGAAGGAAGTTATAGTTCGGAGAAGCTCCAGAAGTTGGGTTGGCAATATAGGCCACTGGAGGAAACTCTAATTGATGCAGTTGAAAGTTACAAACAAGGTGGCTTTCTGGATTGA
- the LOC132045336 gene encoding uncharacterized protein LOC132045336 isoform X2, translated as MAYQQQPPVQGSGSTSSGVPFFNSPFGDTTFTKVFVGGLAWETQSETLRRYFEQFGEILEAVVITDKNTGRSKGYGFVTFRDPESTRRACADPAPVIDGRRANCNLASLGRPRPTVPFGRLRSSTPFPAGLPAARGGYAGSFGYQQPVSYGYQQGLMYSPYGYATYGADYVYPQGYAVPGHQILQFGGPSVNAMTASSIPTIQAPYQAGVGAPVTPQPQFILPTHSPQFMQGSGSDQNAG; from the exons atggCGTATCAACAGCAGCCACCAGTTCAGGGTTCAGGTTCAACTAGTAGTGGGGTTCCATTCTTTAATTCTCCTTTTGGGGACACCACTTTCACTAAGGTCTTTGTTGGAGGCCTTGCTTGGGAAACTCAAAGTGAAACCCTCAGAAGATACTTTGAACAGTTTGGTGAAATCCTCGAAGCTGTTGTCATCACTGATAAAAATACTGGCCGATCCAAAGGCTATGGCTTT GTCACTTTTCGGGACCCTGAATCCACGAGGAGGGCTTGTGCTGATCCTGCTCCAGTTATCGATGGGAGGCGGGCAAATTGTAATTTGGCTTCGTTAGGACGACCTCGGCCTACTGTGCCATTTG GACGTCTGAGGTCATCAACTCCATTTCCAGCAGGTCTACCAGCTGCTCGAGGTGGTTACGCCGGAAGCTTTGGCTACCAGCAACCGGTTTCTTATGGATACCAACAAGGCTTGATGTATTCTCCCTATGG GTATGCGACATATGGTGCGGATTACGTTTACCCTCAG GGTTATGCAGTGCCAGGTCATCAGATTCTTCAGTTTGGTGGGCCCAGTGTCAATGCAATGACAGCTTCATCCATTCCAACTATTCAAGCACCATACCAAGCAG GTGTTGGAGCACCTGTTACACCACAGCCACAGTTTATACTACCTACTCATTCTCCTCAATTTATGCAAGGTAGCGGTTCTGACCAAAATGCAGGGTGA